The genomic segment ACCCGCGTTTTTCGGAGCAAAGCCATCCATGATGATCAAAGGCGGTATGATCGTTGCGGCACCCATGGGGGATCCCAATGCATCTATCCCGACGCCACAGCCGGTCCATTATCGTCCAATGTTTGGTGCCTTGGGAGGGGCTCGCAGTGAAATCTGTATGAGCTTTGTTTCGCAGGCCGCATATGAGGCAGATATAGGCAAGAGGTTAAAGCTTAAGAAGAAAATCATTCCCGTAAACAATACTCGGAATATTGGAAAAAAGGATTTGATCCATAATGACTATCAGCCCCAGATCGAAGTGGATTCCCAGACCTATGAAGTGAGGGCGGATGGGGAATTATTAACCTGTGAACCGGCAGAAAAACTCCCCTTAGCTCAACGATATTTCTTGTTTTAGTTTTATTAATTGATCTGCGATTTTTAACGCAAGTTTAGTTATGTTAGAGATAAATGAAAGAATTGAAGAGAAGGAAAGTCCGTCTGTTTCGCTGACCCTGCCTTTTGATCGTCGGCAAAAAAGCCGTTTAAGGGTAACTTTGGATAATGGTCAGGAAGCCGCTCTTATTTTGAACCGAGGCCAAGTCTTGCGCAATGGAGATTTACTCCGAGCCGGAGACGGACAAATCATTGAAGTGATTGCGGCGGTGGAAAGCGTCTCAACAGTGTACGAATCCAAAAATCTCCTATTGACTCGAGCCTGTTATCACCTGGGAAATCGCCATGTTCCTTTGCAGATTGGGGAAGGGTGGATACGGTATTTGAAGGATCATGTTTTGGACGATATGGTGCGTTCCCTTGGGTTATCTGTTCAACATGAACGGGCTTCTTTCGAGCCTGAACCGGGAGCCTACGACAATCATCAGGGTCATCACCAGCATAATCATAATCATGAACATTAAATTTACGGTGCCTTTTTCAAAAAGTTTTGGTTTGTTAAAACTATTGCGACTGACTAGCCCCTCGCTTCCTATAGGCAGTTTTTCATACTCTCAAGGTTTGG from the Nitrospinota bacterium genome contains:
- the ureE gene encoding urease accessory protein UreE, translating into MLEINERIEEKESPSVSLTLPFDRRQKSRLRVTLDNGQEAALILNRGQVLRNGDLLRAGDGQIIEVIAAVESVSTVYESKNLLLTRACYHLGNRHVPLQIGEGWIRYLKDHVLDDMVRSLGLSVQHERASFEPEPGAYDNHQGHHQHNHNHEH